In the genome of Quercus robur chromosome 3, dhQueRobu3.1, whole genome shotgun sequence, one region contains:
- the LOC126717529 gene encoding hypothetical protein At1g04090, producing MFGCECLCWESESEFYFSQPQPFSLPANLPEWPQGQGFATGRICLGELEVLKVSKFESIWSCNLMHGKTNKGLTFYKPVGIPDGFFCLGHYCQPNDQPLRGYVLVARNATSSPEEEVGYAHEPVLDMPALKKPLNYTLIWSTDTEHIGCGYFWLPNPPLGYKAMGVVVTDKPEEPKLEEVRCVRVDLTESCEMGDLILTTDSKFSKYPFQVWNTRPCKRGMLARGVSVGTFYCSTYLDSEEELEISCLKNLDSTLHAMPNLNQIEALIKHYGPTVFFHPDEVYLPSSVQWFFKNGALLYQDGNVKGESIDYRGSNLPSGGKNDGAFWIDLPNKDDARDHLKNGNLESAELYVHVKPAMGGTFTDIVMWVFCPFNGPATIKVGLMSIAMSKIGQHVGDWEHFTLRVSNFTGELWSVFFSQHSGGEWVDAFNLEFIEGNKSIVYSSKCGHASYPHPGTYLQGSSKLGIGVRNDAARSKFIVDSSTRYQIIAAEYLDDEIMKEPCWLQYMREWGPTIVYDSRAELEKLIDLLPLFVRFSVENIIFELFPTELYGEEGPTGPKEKDNWKGDEIC from the coding sequence GCCAAGGTTTTGCTACTGGAAGAATATGCTTAGGTGAATTAGAAGTTCTCAAAGTCTCCAAGTTTGAGAGCATTTGGAGCTGCAATCTGATGCATGGAAAAACTAATAAAGGTCTCACATTCTACAAACCTGTGGGGATCCCAGATGGCTTTTTCTGCCTTGGTCACTACTGCCAGCCCAATGACCAGCCATTGAGAGGGTATGTTCTTGTAGCTCGTAATGCTACTTCTTCTCCTGAGGAGGAAGTTGGTTATGCCCATGAACCGGTATTAGACATGCCAGCCCTAAAAAAGCCTCTTAACTACACACTTATCTGGAGTACAGATACAGAACACATTGGTTGTGGTTACTTCTGGCTGCCAAACCCACCATTGGGTTATAAAGCCATGGGAGTTGTGGTTACTGACAAGCCAGAAGAGCCTAAACTTGAAGAAGTTAGATGTGTCCGAGTGGATCTTACAGAAAGTTGTGAAATGGGTGATCTTATACTTACCAcagattcaaaattttcaaagtacCCATTTCAGGTTTGGAACACAAGACCCTGCAAAAGGGGGATGTTGGCCAGAGGTGTTTCTGTTGGGACATTCTACTGCAGCACCTACTTAGATTCTGAAGAAGAGCTAGAAATCTCATGCTTGAAGAATCTTGATTCCACACTACATGCTATGCCAAATCTAAACCAGATTGAAGCACTCATTAAGCACTATGGACCGACTGTTTTCTTCCATCCTGACGAGGTTTATTTGCCTTCATCAGTGCAATGGTTTTTCAAGAATGGGGCACTTTTATACCAAGATGGCAATGTAAAGGGTGAATCCATTGATTACAGGGGCTCAAACTTGCCTAGTGGTGGGAAAAACGATGGTGCATTTTGGATAGATTTGCCGAACAAAGATGATGCGAGAGATCATCTCAAGAACGGAAACTTAGAGAGTGCAGAGCTCTATGTTCATGTCAAACCAGCAATGGGAGGAACATTTACCGATATTGTGATGTGGGTTTTTTGCCCCTTTAATGGACCTGCCACCATTAAAGTTGGGTTAATGAGTATTGCCATGAGCAAGATAGGGCAACATGTTGGTGACTGGGAGCATTTCACCCTCCGTGTGAGCAACTTCACCGGAGAACTTTGGAGTGTATTCTTCTCACAACATAGTGGTGGTGAATGGGTGGATGCTTTTAACCTGGAGTTCATTGAAGGGAATAAGTCAATTGTATATTCATCAAAATGTGGTCATGCTAGCTACCCGCATCCTGGGACATACCTTCAGGGGTCATCGAAGCTGGGAATAGGAGTGAGAAACGATGCTGCTCGAAGCAAATTTATTGTTGATTCGAGCACCAGGTATCAGATTATTGCAGCTGAGTATCTTGATGATGAAATCATGAAGGAACCATGTTGGTTGCAGTATATGAGAGAGTGGGGTCCAACCATTGTGTACGATTCGCGAGCAGAACTAGAGAAGTTAATTGACCTTCTTCCACTGTTTGTTAGATTTTCAGTGGAGAACATTATTTTTGAGTTGTTTCCAACAGAGCTTTATGGTGAAGAAGGGCCAACTGGCCCAAAGGAGAAGGATAATTGGAAAGGAGATGAAATATGCTAG